In one window of Camelus dromedarius isolate mCamDro1 chromosome 7, mCamDro1.pat, whole genome shotgun sequence DNA:
- the NXPH1 gene encoding neurexophilin-1 isoform X1 — protein sequence MQAACWYVLLLLQPTIYLVTCANLTNGGKSELLKSGSSKSTLKHIWTESSKDLSISRLLSQTFRGKENDTDLDLRYDTPEPYSEQDLWDWLRNSTDLQEPRPRAKRRPIVKTGKFKKMFGWGDFHSNIKTVKLNLLITGKIVDHGNGTFSVYFRHNSTGQGNVSVSLVPPTKIVEFDLAQQTVIDAKDSKSFNCRIEYEKVDKATKNTLCNYDPSKTCYQEQTQSHVSWLCSKPFKVICIYISFYSTDYKLVQKVCPDYNYHSDTPYFPSG from the coding sequence GTCACATGCGCCAATTTAACAAATGGTGGAAAGTCAGAACTTCTAAAATCAGGAAGCAGCAAATCCACACTAAAGCACATATGGACAGAAAGCAGCAAAGACTTATCTATCAGCCGACTCCTGTCACAGACTTTTCGTGGcaaagaaaatgatacagattTAGACCTGCGATATGACACCCCAGAACCTTATTCTGAGCAAGACCTCTGGGACTGGCTGAGGAACTCCACAGACCTTCAAGAGCCTCGGCCCAGGGCCAAGCGAAGGCCCATTGTTAAGACGGGCAAGTTTAAGAAAATGTTTGGATGGGGTGATTTTCATTCCAATATCAAAACAGTGAAGCTAAACCTGTTGATAACTGGGAAAATCGTAGATCATGGCAATGGGACATTTAGTGTTTATTTCAGGCATAATTCCACCGGTCAAGGGAATGTATCTGTCAGCTTGGTTCCCCCCACGAAAATAGTGGAATTCGACTTGGCACAACAAACCGTGATTGATGCCAAAGATTCCAAGTCCTTTAACTGTCGCATTGAATATGAAAAAGTTGACAAGGCTACCAAGAACACACTCTGCAACTATGACCCTTCAAAAACCTGTTACCAGGAGCAGACCCAAAGTCATGTATCCTGGCTCTGCTCCAAGCCCTTTAAGGTGATCTgtatttacatttccttttataGTACAGATTATAAACTAGTACAGAAAGTGTGCCCTGACTACAACTACCACAGCGACACACCTTACTTCCCCTCCGGATGA
- the NXPH1 gene encoding neurexophilin-1 isoform X2 produces MFSEVTCANLTNGGKSELLKSGSSKSTLKHIWTESSKDLSISRLLSQTFRGKENDTDLDLRYDTPEPYSEQDLWDWLRNSTDLQEPRPRAKRRPIVKTGKFKKMFGWGDFHSNIKTVKLNLLITGKIVDHGNGTFSVYFRHNSTGQGNVSVSLVPPTKIVEFDLAQQTVIDAKDSKSFNCRIEYEKVDKATKNTLCNYDPSKTCYQEQTQSHVSWLCSKPFKVICIYISFYSTDYKLVQKVCPDYNYHSDTPYFPSG; encoded by the coding sequence GTCACATGCGCCAATTTAACAAATGGTGGAAAGTCAGAACTTCTAAAATCAGGAAGCAGCAAATCCACACTAAAGCACATATGGACAGAAAGCAGCAAAGACTTATCTATCAGCCGACTCCTGTCACAGACTTTTCGTGGcaaagaaaatgatacagattTAGACCTGCGATATGACACCCCAGAACCTTATTCTGAGCAAGACCTCTGGGACTGGCTGAGGAACTCCACAGACCTTCAAGAGCCTCGGCCCAGGGCCAAGCGAAGGCCCATTGTTAAGACGGGCAAGTTTAAGAAAATGTTTGGATGGGGTGATTTTCATTCCAATATCAAAACAGTGAAGCTAAACCTGTTGATAACTGGGAAAATCGTAGATCATGGCAATGGGACATTTAGTGTTTATTTCAGGCATAATTCCACCGGTCAAGGGAATGTATCTGTCAGCTTGGTTCCCCCCACGAAAATAGTGGAATTCGACTTGGCACAACAAACCGTGATTGATGCCAAAGATTCCAAGTCCTTTAACTGTCGCATTGAATATGAAAAAGTTGACAAGGCTACCAAGAACACACTCTGCAACTATGACCCTTCAAAAACCTGTTACCAGGAGCAGACCCAAAGTCATGTATCCTGGCTCTGCTCCAAGCCCTTTAAGGTGATCTgtatttacatttccttttataGTACAGATTATAAACTAGTACAGAAAGTGTGCCCTGACTACAACTACCACAGCGACACACCTTACTTCCCCTCCGGATGA